A genomic region of Acipenser ruthenus chromosome 9, fAciRut3.2 maternal haplotype, whole genome shotgun sequence contains the following coding sequences:
- the LOC131737970 gene encoding olfactory receptor 1-like, with product MSPNSTTMSVNVTSGRPLFYINGFSNMLYANYYFIFLSVVYVLTILANAFLMLIICVEQSLHNPKYVAVFHLAVVDTCCSTVVIPFVIKTFIFNSQFIVFEACLANMFFVHFFNVLQSLSLVLLAYDRLIAICFPLRYHTINTNTRMTVIIVVIWLIFSVLLLVLVLLVARLSFCKSTVIDSYFCDHGPVYKLACNDTSANYIFSVLLISLVLILPVALIILSYACILFELFKIASREGKRKALKTCTSHLILVIIFYFPILVTYAAAMVSGIHPNARILNNSLSATIPPLLNPIIYTLKTEEIMESIKKLYRKNKIFQVKS from the coding sequence ATGTCTCCCAATTCAACAACAATGTCTGTGAATGTTACCTCTGGTAGACCACTGTTTTATATTAATGGGTTTTCTAATATGTTGTATgcaaactattattttattttcttgtctGTTGTTTATGTTTTAACAATATTAGCCAATGCATTTCTAATGCTAATAATATGTGTAGAACAAAGTTTACATAACCCCAAATATGTTGCTGTTTTTCATTTAGCTGTAGTTGATACCTGTTGTAGTACTGTGGTAATCCCATTTGTAattaaaacattcattttcaaCTCCCAGTTTATTGTGTTCGAGGCCTGCCTTGCTAATATGTTTTTTGTGCATTTCTTTAATGTATTGCAGTCACTTTCTCTTGTGCTCTTGGCATATGACAGATTAATTGCCATATGTTTCCCATTGCGTTATCACACAATTAATACTAATACTAGAATGACTGTAATTATAGTTGTAATTTGGTTAATTTTCTCAGTTTTGTTGCTTGTCCTGGTCCTTCTAGTTGCACGGCTGTCCTTCTGTAAATCTACAGTGATTGACAGTTATTTTTGTGACCATGGACCTGTTTACAAACTGGCCTGTAATGACACATCAGCCAATTATATTTTTTCTGTACTGTTGATTTCATTAGTTTTAATTTTACCAGTGGCCCTCATTATATTGTCGTATGCATGCATTCTATTTgaactttttaaaattgcatCTAGGGAGGGCAAAAGAAAAGCTCTTAAAACATGTACCTCCCATTTAATTTtggtaataatattttatttcccAATATTAGTGACGTATGCAGCAGCAATGGTCTCTGGTATTCATCCCAATGCTAGAATCTTAAATAATTCATTGTCTGCTACCATCCCACCCCTTTTGAACCCCATTATTTACACTCTGAAAACTGAAGAAATAATGGAATCGATTAAAAAGTTGTATAGAAAAAACAAGATTTTCCAGGTAAAAAGCTGA